In Rubrivirga marina, the following are encoded in one genomic region:
- a CDS encoding YciI family protein codes for MIFRKADADTEAGLLPSTDLLEAMTAYNESLARAGVLLDGYGLKPSAEGARYDHDGGTSTLTGGPVAGTDALVAGITVIDAPSLDDAVAWALRWPREDGDVTLEVRQVHEPLPSFRAPRPDGRPRFVALLMHDESAAPAPDAAEQAAMARFMADAANAGVLLETGGLHATGDGARVKYTNGDPNVVPGPFPEPKVIGGYAVYQADSLDALRPWCERFGGVVGTGTSEVRPVFADADFGGALTPELQEREKALRAQSDV; via the coding sequence ATGATCTTTCGCAAGGCCGACGCCGACACCGAGGCCGGCCTCCTGCCCTCCACTGACCTCCTCGAGGCCATGACGGCCTACAACGAGTCCCTGGCGCGGGCCGGCGTGCTCCTCGACGGCTACGGCCTCAAGCCGTCGGCCGAGGGCGCCCGCTACGACCACGACGGCGGCACCTCGACCCTCACCGGTGGGCCGGTCGCCGGAACGGACGCGCTTGTGGCCGGCATCACGGTCATCGATGCGCCCTCCCTCGACGACGCCGTCGCGTGGGCCCTCCGCTGGCCCCGCGAGGACGGCGACGTGACGCTCGAGGTCCGCCAGGTCCACGAGCCCCTCCCGTCGTTCCGCGCGCCGCGGCCCGACGGGCGCCCCCGATTCGTCGCGCTCCTCATGCACGACGAGTCGGCGGCGCCCGCGCCTGACGCCGCCGAGCAGGCCGCGATGGCCCGGTTCATGGCCGATGCCGCCAACGCGGGCGTGCTCCTCGAAACCGGCGGGTTGCATGCCACCGGCGACGGCGCCCGCGTCAAGTACACCAACGGCGACCCCAACGTCGTCCCCGGCCCATTCCCCGAGCCCAAGGTCATCGGCGGCTACGCCGTCTACCAGGCCGACTCCCTCGACGCGCTCCGGCCGTGGTGCGAGCGGTTCGGCGGGGTCGTCGGGACCGGGACGAGCGAGGTCCGCCCCGTCTTCGCCGACGCGGACTTCGGCGGGGCTCTGACGCCGGAGCTCCAGGAACGCGAGAAGGCCCTCCGGGCGCAGAGCGACGTGTGA
- a CDS encoding VOC family protein: MHTHHAIDYLEFTVRDLGEAKRFYTAAFGWTFTDYGPTYAGIQGPEREVGGMAEAEAPRTGGPLVILYSDDLEASQRAVEAAGGTISTPPFSFPGGRRFHFLDPSGNELAVWGEAE, encoded by the coding sequence ATGCACACGCACCACGCCATCGACTACCTCGAGTTCACCGTCCGCGACTTGGGCGAGGCCAAGCGGTTCTACACCGCCGCCTTCGGCTGGACCTTCACCGACTACGGCCCGACGTACGCGGGCATTCAGGGACCGGAGCGCGAAGTCGGTGGGATGGCCGAGGCCGAGGCGCCCCGGACGGGCGGACCGCTCGTGATCCTCTATTCCGACGACCTCGAGGCCAGCCAGCGCGCCGTGGAGGCCGCGGGCGGGACGATCTCGACGCCGCCGTTCTCGTTCCCCGGCGGGCGCCGGTTCCACTTTCTCGACCCGAGCGGGAACGAGCTCGCGGTCTGGGGAGAGGCCGAGTAA
- the clpB gene encoding ATP-dependent chaperone ClpB yields MNLQKFTVKAQEAVQQAAEIAQSKNHQGIEPPHLLKAFLQDEGGLVPTLLSRLGANAGTLAALADRSIDKLPTVTGASVSGQYVGTDLNKAFDRALKEAEALGDEYVASEHLLMALAEGDGATANALQSQGVTKDALLKVLRDVRGGQRVQDPYAESKYDALNRYARDLNEAARKGKIDPVIGRDDEIRRVLQILSRRTKNNPVLVGEPGVGKTAIAEGLAIRIVEGDVPEGLQSKRILALDMGALIAGAKYRGEFEDRLKAVVKDVTDSDGEVILFIDEIHTLVGAGGGEGAMDAANILKPALARGELRAVGATTLDEYQKYFEKDKALERRFQMVLVDEPSVDDTVAILRGIKDRYEVHHGVRITDGAIVAAAELSDRYVTNRFLPDKAIDLIDEAASRLRIEIDSTPEELDQVEREIRTQEIAREAVKREGDDAQVEAITERLANLEEERDRLRAKYEQERDLVTTIKDSKAEIDRLKIEAADLERHGDFGQVAEIRYGQIPQLEQAIEGATQKLADVQKGGAMLKEEVDAEDIADVISRATGIPVSKMLETEREKLLHLEDEIEKRVVGQPEAVEAVANAVRRSRAGLQEASRPLGSFIFLGTTGVGKTELAKALAEQLFDDESALVRIDMSEYQERHTVSRLVGAPPGYVGYDEGGQLTEAVRRRPYSVVLLDEFEKAHPEVYNVLLQVLDDGRLTDSKGRVVDFTNTIIIMTSNLGSELITQKLGTDREITEAEMDALRDELTALLRQRLRPEFLNRIDETVVFRPLGRDQIRQIVEILFSNTQRLAARQGVRLVLTDAAKDALAKEGFDAAFGARPLKRVLQRQVANRLAEQILSGLVAEGDAVVIDAAPGGGVSLETVPAGEPLPDGSARLGTEAEDDEAQTRPMAPAGAA; encoded by the coding sequence ATGAACCTCCAGAAGTTTACCGTCAAGGCGCAGGAGGCCGTCCAGCAGGCGGCCGAGATCGCGCAGTCCAAGAACCACCAGGGCATTGAGCCGCCCCACCTCCTCAAGGCGTTCCTCCAAGACGAGGGCGGCCTCGTCCCGACCCTCCTCTCCCGCCTCGGCGCCAACGCCGGCACGCTCGCGGCCCTGGCCGACCGGTCCATCGACAAGCTCCCGACCGTGACCGGCGCGAGCGTGTCGGGCCAGTACGTCGGGACCGACCTCAACAAGGCGTTCGACCGGGCGCTCAAGGAGGCCGAGGCGCTCGGCGACGAGTACGTCGCCAGCGAGCACCTGCTGATGGCGCTCGCCGAGGGCGACGGCGCGACCGCCAACGCGCTCCAGAGCCAGGGCGTGACGAAGGACGCGCTCCTCAAGGTCCTCCGCGACGTCCGCGGCGGGCAGCGCGTGCAGGACCCCTACGCCGAGTCCAAGTACGACGCGCTCAACCGCTACGCCCGCGACCTCAACGAGGCGGCCCGGAAGGGCAAGATCGACCCCGTCATCGGGCGCGACGACGAGATCCGGCGGGTCTTGCAGATCCTCTCGCGGCGGACGAAGAACAACCCCGTGCTCGTGGGCGAGCCCGGCGTCGGCAAGACGGCGATCGCTGAGGGGCTGGCGATCCGGATCGTCGAGGGCGACGTGCCCGAAGGGCTCCAGAGCAAGCGGATCCTCGCGCTCGACATGGGCGCGCTCATCGCGGGGGCCAAGTACCGCGGCGAGTTCGAGGACCGGCTCAAGGCCGTGGTCAAGGACGTGACCGACTCCGACGGCGAGGTCATCCTGTTCATCGACGAGATCCACACGCTCGTGGGCGCGGGCGGCGGCGAGGGCGCCATGGACGCGGCCAACATCCTCAAGCCGGCCCTCGCGCGCGGCGAGCTCCGGGCCGTCGGCGCGACGACGCTCGACGAGTACCAGAAGTACTTCGAGAAGGACAAGGCCCTGGAGCGGCGCTTTCAGATGGTCCTCGTAGACGAGCCGAGCGTGGACGACACGGTCGCCATCCTCCGCGGGATCAAGGACCGCTACGAGGTCCACCACGGCGTCCGAATCACGGACGGCGCGATCGTGGCCGCGGCCGAGCTATCGGACCGCTACGTCACGAACCGCTTCCTCCCCGACAAGGCCATCGACCTCATCGACGAGGCCGCGTCCCGGCTCCGCATCGAGATCGACTCGACGCCGGAGGAGCTCGATCAGGTCGAGCGAGAAATCCGCACGCAGGAGATCGCCCGGGAGGCCGTCAAGCGCGAGGGCGACGACGCCCAGGTCGAGGCGATCACCGAGCGGCTGGCCAACCTCGAGGAGGAGCGCGACCGGCTCCGCGCGAAGTACGAGCAGGAGCGCGACCTCGTGACGACCATCAAGGACTCGAAGGCCGAGATCGACCGGCTCAAGATCGAGGCGGCCGACCTCGAGCGCCACGGCGACTTCGGGCAGGTCGCCGAGATCCGGTACGGCCAGATCCCCCAGTTGGAGCAGGCCATAGAGGGGGCCACGCAGAAGCTGGCGGACGTCCAGAAGGGCGGGGCCATGCTGAAAGAAGAAGTCGACGCCGAGGACATCGCGGACGTGATCTCGCGGGCGACGGGCATCCCGGTCTCGAAGATGCTGGAGACCGAGCGCGAGAAGCTCCTCCACCTGGAGGACGAGATCGAGAAGCGCGTCGTCGGGCAGCCCGAGGCCGTCGAGGCCGTGGCGAACGCCGTGCGCCGGAGCCGCGCCGGGCTCCAAGAAGCGAGCCGGCCGCTCGGCTCGTTCATCTTCCTCGGGACGACCGGCGTCGGCAAGACGGAGCTGGCGAAGGCGCTCGCCGAGCAGCTGTTCGACGACGAGTCGGCGCTCGTGCGGATCGACATGTCGGAGTATCAGGAGCGGCACACCGTCTCGCGGCTCGTGGGTGCGCCTCCCGGCTACGTCGGCTACGACGAGGGCGGGCAGCTGACCGAGGCCGTCCGCCGCCGGCCGTACTCGGTCGTGCTCCTCGACGAGTTCGAGAAGGCGCACCCGGAGGTCTACAACGTGCTCCTCCAGGTCCTCGACGACGGGCGCCTGACCGACTCGAAGGGCCGCGTGGTGGACTTCACGAACACGATCATCATCATGACCTCGAACCTCGGGTCGGAGCTGATCACGCAGAAGCTCGGCACCGACCGCGAGATCACCGAGGCCGAGATGGACGCGCTCCGGGACGAGCTCACGGCGCTCTTGCGCCAGCGGCTCCGGCCGGAGTTCTTGAACCGGATCGACGAGACCGTCGTGTTCCGACCGCTCGGGCGCGACCAGATCCGCCAGATCGTCGAGATCCTGTTCTCGAACACCCAGCGGCTGGCGGCCCGCCAGGGCGTCCGCCTCGTGCTGACGGACGCGGCGAAAGACGCGCTGGCCAAGGAGGGCTTCGACGCGGCGTTCGGCGCGCGCCCGCTCAAGCGGGTCCTCCAGCGGCAGGTGGCGAACCGGCTGGCCGAGCAGATCCTCTCCGGCCTCGTGGCCGAGGGCGACGCCGTCGTGATCGACGCGGCGCCGGGCGGGGGCGTCTCGCTGGAGACGGTCCCCGCGGGCGAGCCGCTCCCCGACGGCTCCGCCCGCCTCGGCACCGAGGCGGAGGACGATGAGGCTCAGACCCGGCCGATGGCGCCGGCGGGCGCGGCGTAG
- a CDS encoding head GIN domain-containing protein — protein MRALLLLLAVLTTGCFNVSTDGERVEGSGTEGRRTVDADGVREVRLAAPGTLVITPGAAPLVIEGDDNLVDRLEVEVDDGELSIQVPPGASFRLDRPLRMRIGVERLEGVEVAGSGRVEASDVQTDDLDAAIAGAGALALDGLRAEAVDVRVAGSGDVTLSGRAGRLDVEIAGSGDVDASGLAAGEASVSVAGSGDVTVRVEKALDVEIMGSGDVHYFGSPTVSRRVMGSGDVSRRGD, from the coding sequence ATGCGTGCGCTCCTGCTTCTCCTGGCCGTCCTCACCACCGGATGCTTCAACGTCTCCACCGACGGCGAGCGCGTCGAGGGCTCCGGCACCGAGGGCCGGCGGACCGTTGACGCCGACGGGGTCCGCGAGGTCCGGCTGGCGGCGCCCGGCACGCTCGTGATCACGCCGGGGGCGGCGCCGCTCGTCATCGAGGGCGACGACAACCTCGTCGACCGGCTCGAGGTCGAGGTCGACGATGGGGAGCTGTCGATCCAGGTCCCGCCCGGCGCGTCGTTCCGTCTGGACCGGCCGCTCCGGATGCGCATCGGGGTCGAGCGGCTGGAGGGCGTCGAGGTTGCCGGCTCGGGCCGGGTCGAGGCGTCTGACGTCCAGACGGACGACCTCGACGCTGCGATCGCAGGGGCTGGGGCGCTTGCGCTCGACGGGCTCCGGGCGGAGGCCGTCGACGTCCGGGTGGCCGGAAGCGGCGACGTCACGTTGTCGGGCCGGGCCGGGCGCCTCGACGTCGAGATCGCGGGCTCCGGCGACGTCGACGCCAGCGGACTGGCCGCGGGGGAGGCCTCCGTGTCGGTCGCGGGCAGCGGCGACGTGACGGTCCGCGTCGAGAAGGCGCTCGACGTCGAGATCATGGGCTCCGGCGACGTCCACTACTTCGGCTCGCCCACGGTCTCGCGCCGCGTGATGGGCTCCGGTGACGTCTCCCGCCGCGGCGACTGA